TATTTTGACTCCTCGGGTTAGGCAAAGACCGCGCATATTCAAGAGTTGACTCTTGTGCGACAATATTGATTTGAAATGAAATTATAATTAGGAAAAATATTTTAGTAAAACGAGTTAGAAATGGCATAAGACTATTCTAAATTAAACTGAGAATTTGCAAGTAGATAAAATAGAGTTAATCATTTAGTGTCTTTCACAATCTTCGCTAACTCTTTGGAAAATTCTTTTAAGTCTGGTTCGAAAATATAAGTAGGATTATTTCCGTTTCTAATTATTCCACTTGTGGTTTCATCCTGCCAAATCACCCAAGAAGCAGCAAAAAAAGTATATTCATTTTTAAATTCTAACCTCTTGATTAGATTTAATTTTTTATCTAGAATCCAAATTTTAGAATGAACCTTCGCATCATCCCAAAGTGGAAAAATTCCAAGAGAATACGTAAATGGAATAAGAGAGAGACCAAATTTAATATTATTATCTGAATTAACTGGAGAATGAAACCCAATAACCCAATAATCAAAATCATTTTTCTTTAAATAGATTTTATTTTTATCCGAGAAGTAAACGATGTCCATAATTTCTTTATAGCCAAGATGTTGGACTCTATCTAGGTATGTTTTTAAGAATAATCGCAAATTATTTTCTGAGATTGTTTTATCTGGCTCTAAAGTATTTTTACTTTCTAATCTATTTGTGAATTTAAGGTATTCACTTGCGGTATCTTTTTCGGATAATCTTAGTTCTCTTCTATATCTTTCCTGACCTGTAACAAAATAATTTGGATCAACAGAGATTTCTTCATCCTCTTTTTTTTCATAAACAAATTGTAATAATCTAAGAAGGTTTTTACTTAGAGATTGCGGATTGGAAGTATCACAACAATACTGCATTCCATGAATATAAAAAGGATAAAATCCAATTACTCCAATCTTCTTACTCTTCAAAATATTTTCTTCTTCCTGCGTTAAATTGTATTTAGCCGCGTCTCGGACAAAGTAGTGCCTGCATTGGATTAGATTTAGGAATAAGATGAGATAAACAAAAATAGTTTGAATCATTTACTTGGCTCCTTTTGAAATTAAATGAGAGATTACTTCTTTATTACTAAATTCCTTTGCACAATCTAATGGTGATTTGCCGTCCGAATTTTTATCATTCAGATTTACATTATTATTTAGCAAGAGTTTTACTATCTTTAAAGGGCAATGGACTGCATTGTGGAGTGCTGTATTTTCTTGTGCGTTTTTAAATTTTACATTTGCTCCACTGTCAATTAGAAACTTTGCAATTTCGTATTGGCAAAACATAGATGCGTTTAGAAGCGGGGAGTCTCCGCGTCTATTTGGAATATTAATGTCTGCATTATTTTGTATTAAAAGTTTGACGATTGCAATATTGCCAACTGGAGTTTCGTTTCCTAAATCATCCGCGCTTATAAAGCCAGTTGCATGATGAATTGATGCGTCACCGTCGGAGTTTCTGTAATTTATATTTAAATTTTTACTCTTGAGAAGAACGCGCACTTCATTCGCATTACCCTGGAGAGTAGCAAGAATTAGCCTCTCGGATAAATTATTTGAAATAGATGTAGTCATTTCATTTTGCGCAAGTGAAAGATTTTGTGAATTTAAATTTGATACAGGCTCTTCTTTTGTTCGATTTATTGCACAAAATGTAAATAAGGGAATTAACAGTATTAGACTTATTGTTTTCATAATTTAACTTTATCAAAAAAAAATTGAAATGCAATAGGTAATTCACCTAATTAGGAGAATTACCTATTGCAAGTGCTAGAGCATTTTAAAGAAAAGCGAAAAAAAAATCGTTGATGAGTAATCATAATTTGGTTTCTCTATGCCTACTATGCAGGCAGTCGTGAAAACGCGCCATATTGAAATAACGGTTAAAGGAAATTATCTTCCTCCTAAAATACTTTCTGTTTTAAAAAAAGAATACGGAAATAAATTACATATCACAGAGGATAAGGAAGAGGAACTTGTAAATGTTTTTGAAACAGATTGGTATAGAAATATTAAGAAAACGATTACTCCCGGTTTCAATCTAAAACTCTATCGTGGAATGAAAAAATTAACACAAGAAGAATTAGGGAAATTGCTCGGTAACATCCCTAAGCAGCATATCTCAAATATGGAAAAGGGGATTAGACCTATTATCCTTAATACGGGAAAAAGCTTGCCAAGAATTTTGGTGTGTCGGTGGAAAGGTTTGTGTGAAATGAAGAATATATTTGAGGCTAACATCGTATATTCGATAAAGTCATTTATTAAAAAATTCATCCCTTCCTTTCTAATTTTACTTCTTTCGGCTACATCCCATAAGCCGAAGGAAACTTTTAAAGACTTTGCATTCTAAGTCAATGATCCAAATGGGATTTTTCTATTCCATCAGACAATGGTCAATCTGATGAAAAGGTTTTAGAAAAGTAGGGTATAATCAAAAAGAATATTATGTTGGTCGTACCTTAAACAGTTTTTTAAAATTTAAAGAACCGAACTAGGATTTATATACTTACTCTTATTTAAATTTTTTGAACGGAATGATGAAGGAACTAACTTTAAATCAATACAAGTTTTAAAATATTTTTCGAAGAAGATTAATTCAGAATTCTATTTAATTAATTTTCAAATTGGAATAGGACATCCATTTTTTAATTATATCATTCTAGAAAGAAAAGGAAATCAATTCAAAGAAATTTACTTTGGTCTAAATAGTCTGGGAGTAGATGGCGGTGGCGCTTTAACAGGGATTACAGAGATGGAGATGGCAGTCCAGAATTTCTTGGTAGTACATCGAGTAGAGCAGGAATTGGCAAAGACGTGGAATTATATAGCTATCAAAATGGAAAGATGAAATATATTTATAAAATAGGTTTTTGTGATATGTATAAAGTTTTTATAGAATGTTTCCATGAATCAAGCTTTTATAATAACGATGGAAACCATAAAACAGAAAAGAACTTGACTGCTCGGTACAAATTCCTAAAAGGCAAACTCTATAAAGAAGCGGCTAAAGACAAATGGGAGGAAGTGAAGTCGGAGAGCGGGGATTGATAAATTCGTAATTAGTGTTCTATTACATTCTAGTTAATAGATTGACAAAAAGTAAGATTGGTAGAATCATAAGACTATGACACAAAAAGAGCTACTTGCCAGAATTTCGGTCAATCCGCAAATATGTTTTGGTAAACCTTGTATTCGTGGGCATCGAATTTGGGTCTCCCTAATTTTAGATTTTCTTTCTTCCGGAACAACTGTTGAAGAAATTTTAGATGATTACCCGCAGCTTGTAAAAGAAGATATTTATGCATGTATTACTTATGGCTCTGAGATGAGTCGAGAGAGATATATTGACTTGGAGCTGGTTTCTTGAGATTTAAGTTGGATGAAAATTTAGGCAGTTGGTGTAAGGAACCTTTTATAAACTTGACGTGAGTCTAGCCCAAATCAAATCTAAAGCTCTCGAATGTGGTTTTTCCTTATTTGGCGTAGCGGATGCTGTGGTGCCAGAGAAAGACAAAAAAAATATTCTTTCCTGGGTAGAACAAGGATTAGCCGGAAAGATGGATTGGTATGGGCGTAATCAGGACTTACGACTCAATTTAAACAATTTGGGATTTACTCCGCGCTCGGTAATTGTGCTTGGTTGTCTTTACCAGGATAGAGACTACGAAGAAGTATTCGCTACTAAAGATTATAAAATATCACGTTATGCGACAGGAAAAGACTATCATACAGTTTTAAAAAAAATATCTCTGCCTTTACTCAAATACTTGCGAGAGAATTATCCTGAAAATAAATTCCGTCAGGGTGTCGATTCTCTTCCTGTTCCCGAAAAAGTATTTGCAAAAGAAGCTGGAATTGGCTGGCAGGGAAAGAATACAAATATAATAAATGAAGACCTCGGCTCTTATTTTTTTCTTTCCGTCATTCTTACCGATTTACAACTAGTAGCCGATATGCCTGTGACAGACAGATGTGGAACTTGTAGAGCTTGTTTGGATGCCTGTCCTACGGGGG
This sequence is a window from Leptospiraceae bacterium. Protein-coding genes within it:
- a CDS encoding ankyrin repeat domain-containing protein, translated to MKTISLILLIPLFTFCAINRTKEEPVSNLNSQNLSLAQNEMTTSISNNLSERLILATLQGNANEVRVLLKSKNLNINYRNSDGDASIHHATGFISADDLGNETPVGNIAIVKLLIQNNADINIPNRRGDSPLLNASMFCQYEIAKFLIDSGANVKFKNAQENTALHNAVHCPLKIVKLLLNNNVNLNDKNSDGKSPLDCAKEFSNKEVISHLISKGAK
- a CDS encoding helix-turn-helix transcriptional regulator, which gives rise to MPTMQAVVKTRHIEITVKGNYLPPKILSVLKKEYGNKLHITEDKEEELVNVFETDWYRNIKKTITPGFNLKLYRGMKKLTQEELGKLLGNIPKQHISNMEKGIRPIILNTGKSLPRILVCRWKGLCEMKNIFEANIVYSIKSFIKKFIPSFLILLLSATSHKPKETFKDFAF
- a CDS encoding DUF433 domain-containing protein, with the translated sequence MTQKELLARISVNPQICFGKPCIRGHRIWVSLILDFLSSGTTVEEILDDYPQLVKEDIYACITYGSEMSRERYIDLELVS
- the queG gene encoding tRNA epoxyqueuosine(34) reductase QueG, which encodes MSLAQIKSKALECGFSLFGVADAVVPEKDKKNILSWVEQGLAGKMDWYGRNQDLRLNLNNLGFTPRSVIVLGCLYQDRDYEEVFATKDYKISRYATGKDYHTVLKKISLPLLKYLRENYPENKFRQGVDSLPVPEKVFAKEAGIGWQGKNTNIINEDLGSYFFLSVILTDLQLVADMPVTDRCGTCRACLDACPTGALFEPYKIDAGKCISHHTIEDRSDVLSDSGANGKWVYGCDICQEVCPWNRVKAKKREVYTLNEEFKLRQEFKTFTKQDFLEMTEEEFKDFVKDSAMDRITLSMWKRNLNV